Proteins encoded within one genomic window of Deltaproteobacteria bacterium:
- the rdgB gene encoding RdgB/HAM1 family non-canonical purine NTP pyrophosphatase produces the protein MKDIVLGTLNPGKTREMREILEPFGLTILSLRDFPPILPPVEVGHSFRENAEIKASCYSLETALPCIADDSGLSVDVLGGEPGIYSSRYAGEGASDEDNIERLLEVLAGHPRPWAARFVCSAAYAEEGRVVAVCDGVLAGEIVPDRRGSSGFGYDPVFHLPERGVTVAELAMEEKNRISHRRKAMEGLMMQLKEKNVIRY, from the coding sequence ATGAAGGATATCGTCCTGGGAACGCTCAATCCCGGGAAAACGAGAGAGATGCGCGAAATACTGGAACCCTTCGGCCTGACCATCCTTTCCCTTCGTGATTTTCCCCCGATCCTCCCCCCCGTGGAAGTTGGACATTCCTTCCGGGAGAACGCCGAAATCAAAGCCTCCTGCTATTCGCTGGAGACCGCCCTGCCATGTATCGCTGACGATTCGGGCCTCTCCGTCGATGTGCTCGGGGGGGAGCCGGGGATCTATTCGTCCCGCTATGCCGGGGAGGGGGCATCGGATGAGGACAACATCGAGCGGCTCCTTGAGGTCCTGGCCGGGCATCCCCGGCCGTGGGCCGCGCGGTTCGTCTGCTCTGCCGCCTACGCGGAGGAAGGCAGGGTGGTGGCCGTTTGTGACGGTGTGCTTGCCGGGGAGATCGTACCCGACCGGAGGGGCTCGTCCGGGTTTGGCTACGACCCGGTGTTTCACCTTCCCGAGCGGGGCGTAACCGTTGCCGAGCTCGCCATGGAAGAGAAAAACAGGATTAGCCACCGGAGGAAAGCCATGGAGGGGCTCATGATGCAGTTGAAGGAGAAGAACGTCATAAGATACTGA
- the rph gene encoding ribonuclease PH, producing the protein MKRKDGRGALDLRKVTFRKGIQKFAEGSVLVSFGNTKVICSASVEDKVPPFLRGTGRGWVTAEYALMPRSTETRTTRDSRNGRIPGRTQEIQRVIGRSLRAALDFEALGERTVTLDCDVLEADGGTRTAAITGGFVALSLALKRLKRRKEIERFPLKDYIAAISVGVVNDTVLLDLDFEEDVGAAVDANVVMTGSGRFVEIQGTAEQEPFTHRDLLRMIEAAKKGIVELVAIQKRIVGELA; encoded by the coding sequence ATGAAGAGAAAAGATGGAAGGGGAGCCCTTGACCTGAGGAAGGTTACCTTCAGGAAGGGAATTCAGAAATTTGCGGAGGGGTCCGTTCTCGTGTCCTTCGGAAACACGAAGGTGATCTGCTCTGCCAGCGTGGAGGACAAGGTCCCGCCCTTCCTGCGGGGTACCGGGAGGGGATGGGTGACGGCCGAGTACGCCCTCATGCCGAGATCGACGGAGACCAGGACGACGCGGGATTCGAGAAACGGGCGTATACCGGGAAGGACGCAGGAGATTCAGCGGGTCATCGGAAGGTCGCTCCGGGCTGCCCTGGATTTCGAGGCCCTCGGGGAGAGAACGGTCACGCTGGACTGCGACGTGCTCGAGGCCGATGGCGGGACGAGGACAGCCGCCATAACCGGGGGGTTTGTGGCGCTCTCGCTTGCCCTGAAAAGGCTCAAGAGGAGGAAGGAAATCGAGCGCTTCCCCCTCAAGGACTACATCGCAGCGATCAGCGTGGGCGTTGTGAACGACACGGTGCTGCTCGACCTCGACTTCGAGGAGGATGTGGGCGCAGCGGTCGACGCCAACGTGGTGATGACCGGAAGCGGCAGGTTTGTCGAGATCCAGGGGACGGCCGAACAGGAGCCGTTTACCCACCGGGACCTCTTGCGGATGATCGAAGCGGCAAAGAAGGGCATCGTCGAGCTCGTGGCAATCCAGAAGAGAATCGTGGGGGAACTCGCATAG
- the speE gene encoding polyamine aminopropyltransferase, translated as MPHQRYNLWTVDFDTPHEAQIHAIKELLHSRRTPYQKIDVVMTYGYGKALILDGRLQSCQRDEYIYHESLAHPVMLSGPGCERVLIIGGGEGSTLREVLRYPSVKEAVMVDIDRDVVEACREHLVDFHRGAFDDPRATVIIDDGRDYVKNTADRFDVVIIDISEPTEGGPAYTLYTVEFYALVKDVLKDGGRVVTQACSSSLNVAETFSVICNTVKRVFGSVHPYHCFIPSFGCTWGFAMWADEVSEMVSLDVDERLSERGVSGLAFYDGVTNRSLFCLPKDLRAVLSREKRVFADENPPRLFR; from the coding sequence TTGCCGCATCAACGATATAATCTCTGGACAGTGGATTTCGACACGCCGCACGAGGCCCAGATCCATGCCATCAAAGAGCTTCTCCATTCCCGCAGGACACCCTACCAGAAAATAGATGTGGTCATGACCTATGGCTACGGCAAGGCCCTCATCCTCGACGGAAGGCTTCAGTCGTGCCAGCGGGACGAGTATATCTACCACGAGTCCCTGGCCCATCCCGTCATGCTCTCGGGGCCGGGGTGCGAGAGGGTTCTCATAATCGGGGGCGGTGAGGGGTCGACCCTTCGTGAGGTTCTCCGGTACCCGTCGGTAAAAGAAGCCGTTATGGTGGACATCGACAGGGATGTCGTTGAGGCCTGCAGGGAACATCTCGTCGATTTCCACCGGGGTGCCTTCGACGACCCCCGGGCGACGGTGATCATCGATGACGGCAGGGACTATGTGAAGAATACGGCAGATCGGTTCGACGTGGTGATAATCGACATCTCCGAACCGACGGAGGGGGGGCCCGCATACACCCTCTACACCGTCGAGTTCTACGCGCTCGTGAAGGATGTGCTGAAGGATGGGGGAAGGGTGGTGACGCAGGCCTGTTCCTCTTCGCTGAACGTGGCCGAAACCTTTTCCGTTATATGCAACACGGTGAAAAGGGTGTTCGGGTCGGTCCATCCCTATCACTGTTTCATTCCCTCCTTCGGCTGCACGTGGGGCTTTGCGATGTGGGCCGATGAGGTAAGCGAGATGGTCTCCCTTGACGTCGATGAAAGATTGTCTGAGCGCGGCGTATCGGGGCTCGCCTTTTACGATGGGGTTACGAACAGGTCGCTTTTTTGCCTGCCAAAGGACTTACGGGCTGTCCTTTCCCGGGAGAAGAGGGTCTTTGCCGACGAGAACCCGCCCCGGCTTTTTCGATAG